The following nucleotide sequence is from Paeniglutamicibacter kerguelensis.
GCGCTCGTACTCGGCCAAGGAGGCCAGCAAGCTCAGCATCATCCGACCGGTCGAGGTCGCCGGGTCGATCCCGTCCGCAATGGATCGGACGTTCACGCCGCGTTCGCGCAGCAGGTTCACGGTGTTCAACACATCGATCAGGGAACGTCCCCGCCGGTCGACCCGCCAGACCACCACGGTGTCTCCGGCCTCGGCGTATTCAAGTAGCTTCTTTATCCCGGGCCGCTCGATCGCCGTCCGGCTTCCCGAGGTGACGTCGGCGAACACGTCGCGCTTCTGCACCCCGGCAGTGACCAGTGCGTCGAGCTGCAACTGCGCATCCTGGCTCGAGGTACTCACTCGCGTGTCTTGTCATTTTTCGACGTCGACTGCATTGGTTTCCAAAGTCCTATGCACTGCGCTGGGGCGTCCGTAAGCCGAACCCTCACTGGGACAGAATTGCCGCGGCCTGAGAATTCCCGCATAGGGATCGGCCATTGCGATCCTGCTTGGCCGTTCCATCCCTCCTGAGGTCGGCCCGTGCAGGCGTGTGGCCCAGGGTTCGAGGGGGCCTTCAGCTTCGGTTGCCGTATCGAAGCTTTCCACGGTCTGTCCCGAAGCCTTCCGGTGGGTTTCCTCAACGGCACCTGACGAGGTAGGCGGTTGACCACTGACGGAACACCGACCAAGAGCGTAAGCAGTCACCGGCTGCTGGCCCGTATCTCGTATGGGGGAGCGGAGCATTCTTCTAAGGTTTCTGACGTACTCCACCTGAACGCCGCAGAGTCGTTTGGAACCGTGGAACGCATTGGCTCGGCTAATCTTGGTTCCGTGTCAATGGACGCGTTGCGATCCGCCTGAACCACATCGGAGAGAGTAATGAACGAAGAGCAACTGCCAGAAGCCCACGAGAATTTCACACGCCATTTCACGGCACCATTCTACGAAGACGTGGCCGGAGAGTTCGCCCCGTTCGGATCCGGCGAGGGATGGGACACCCTCCACGATGCGGCCGAAAAACGCGCCGAGCTGACCAGTGGTTCCACGGTTGCGGATGTTTTGGAAATCGTCGAGGCCCCCGCAACCGGTGGATGGGGAGAATCCCCAACGGCGGAGGAATGGTACGAGGACGCTACTTTCGTCGCTGCAGCCGCCTTCACCCTGCTTCGCCTTACGGGGCAGATCGATGAAACCGGGCGCGTTCGGGCGTTGGAGGCATTGGACATCCTCATCGATTTCTTCGGGGATGAGCCCGAGCTGGAGCAGCAGAAAAAAGATCTGGAGCGCTGGCGCGGCTGACCCCGAGGTCTAGACGGTTGGTCCTGTAGCCGTAGAGGATCCCCGCCGCGACACCCGGTCACCAAAAATCTGACAGTTAAATACGGAATGAGGACAGTCGTTATAGCCAGCCCTCGGGGTTAACCCACTTGCCGTTGACGATGACCTCGAGGTGCAGATGCGGCCCCGTGGAGTTGCCCGTGCTGCCGGCAAGCGAGACGACTGCGCCGCGCTTGACCTTTTGCCCCACGGACACCTTGAGGGCCGAGTTGTGGTTGTAGCTGGTTTCCAGCCCGTTGCCGTGATCGATCTTGACGCGGTAGCCGGAGTGCCCGGCCCATTCGGACTGCACCACGGTGCCGGCGGCGCTGGCCTTGATGGGCGTTCCCATGGGAACGGCGTAGTCCAGGCCGTTGTGATTCATGAAGCCGGGTCCGGTCGGGTTCTTGCGGTGGCCGAAGCGCGACGTCAACCGTATGTTGTCAACCGGCTGTGCCAGGGCTCCGCCTGCGGCGAGACTGGTGGCTTTTCCTCCGGCAGCGGTCGTGGCGGTTGCCGGCTTGGCTTTCTTGGTGACTTTTCCGCCGGCAGCGGTCGTGACAGTTGCCGCCTTCTTTTCCTTAATGTACTTGCTGGTCACCGAGGCGCGATCGATCGTGATCTTGTCGTTGGCCGGGGCCCTGACATCTGCGACAGCGGTCTGGGCGACGCGCTGGGGCTCCGGGACAACTTCCTCCGCTTCCTGCGTGGGGGCGGCGGCGGCGAATGCCAGGCCAGACACGGCGGCGACGGCGGCGAGCTTGTGCGCCAACCCAAGTCGAGGGCGCTGGGTCCGGGGCGCGAACTTCAGGACGTTGTCCAGATCGTCGACTTCGGCAGGCATCGCCAGCGGCACGGGCTGTGCAACTGGTGCGGGAGGGATTTCGGTGGCGGCGATGGATGCCGTGGCCGGGGACGCCCCATAGCGCAGGTCTGCCACAAAGTGGCGGCCAGTGTACTGCGTGGCACTCGGAGCCTTGACGGAATCCGGGACCGTGCTCAGTGCGCGTCGACCGGAACGTCGGGATGCTTTTTCGCTGCTCAGTGCGGTGTCCACGATCTGCTCTACTGAACCGTTGGCAGGCAAAGCATCAACGGGTCCGGGCGCGCGGCGGCGCCCGGAATTGTGCTGCTGGGTCAAGTGTTTACCTCTCATGTATCGCCTGCGAAGTTAGCTGTCGGATTCGAGTCATGAGATCAACTCGGCCGAGCCCGCCAAGGCGGACTCAGCTTCACCCCAAGATCCATG
It contains:
- a CDS encoding recombinase family protein — encoded protein: MSTSSQDAQLQLDALVTAGVQKRDVFADVTSGSRTAIERPGIKKLLEYAEAGDTVVVWRVDRRGRSLIDVLNTVNLLRERGVNVRSIADGIDPATSTGRMMLSLLASLAEYERELIVERVNAGIAAARQSGTRFGRLLSDPTVIADKRAIAKDARAKGRTAEDAARLVGWSRATLYRHLGQDSGSIKGR
- a CDS encoding M23 family metallopeptidase, with amino-acid sequence MTQQHNSGRRRAPGPVDALPANGSVEQIVDTALSSEKASRRSGRRALSTVPDSVKAPSATQYTGRHFVADLRYGASPATASIAATEIPPAPVAQPVPLAMPAEVDDLDNVLKFAPRTQRPRLGLAHKLAAVAAVSGLAFAAAAPTQEAEEVVPEPQRVAQTAVADVRAPANDKITIDRASVTSKYIKEKKAATVTTAAGGKVTKKAKPATATTAAGGKATSLAAGGALAQPVDNIRLTSRFGHRKNPTGPGFMNHNGLDYAVPMGTPIKASAAGTVVQSEWAGHSGYRVKIDHGNGLETSYNHNSALKVSVGQKVKRGAVVSLAGSTGNSTGPHLHLEVIVNGKWVNPEGWL